One Sodalis praecaptivus DNA segment encodes these proteins:
- the thrS gene encoding threonine--tRNA ligase produces MPVITLPDGSQRQFAHPVSPLDVARDIGPGLAKACIAGRVNGELVDAVDVIEHDAQLAIITAKDEAGLEIIRHSCAHLLGHAIKQLWPNTKMAIGPVIDKGFYYDVDLDHTLTQDDLDRLEKRMHELAEKDYDVIKEKVSWQQARDAFVARGEDYKVAILDENISRDDRPGLYHHEEYVDMCRGPHVPNMRFCHHFTLQKTSGAYWRGDSKNKMLQRIYGTAWGDKKQLNTYLQHLEEAAKRDHRKIGKQLDLYHMQEEAPGMVFWHNDGWTLFRELEAFVRMKLKAYQYQEVKGPFMMDRVLWEKTGHWDNYAEHMFTTSSENREYCIKPMNCPGHVQIFNQGLKSYRDLPLRMAEFGSCHRNEPSGSLHGLMRVRGFTQDDAHIFCTEDQVRDEVNNCIKMVYDVYATFGFEKILVKLSTRPEKRIGSDDVWDRAEQDLAAALTENGIAFEYQPGEGAFYGPKIEFTLLDCLDRAWQCGTVQLDFSLPGRLNASYVGENNERVVPVMIHRAILGSMERFIGILTEEYAGFYPTWLAPTQVVMMNITDNQSEYVAKLTEKLSAAGIRVKADLRNEKIGFKIREHTLRRVPYMLVCGDKEMEAGKVAVRTRRGKDLGSIDVNEIIAKLQHEIRSRNLHQLEE; encoded by the coding sequence ATGCCCGTTATAACTCTTCCTGATGGTAGTCAGCGTCAGTTTGCACATCCCGTTTCTCCCCTTGATGTTGCGCGCGATATCGGTCCCGGCTTGGCCAAAGCCTGCATTGCCGGCCGCGTTAACGGGGAGCTGGTGGATGCGGTCGACGTCATTGAGCACGATGCCCAGCTTGCCATCATTACCGCCAAAGATGAGGCGGGGCTGGAAATAATCCGCCACTCCTGCGCGCATTTATTGGGGCACGCCATCAAGCAACTGTGGCCGAATACTAAAATGGCTATCGGCCCGGTCATCGATAAAGGCTTTTATTATGATGTCGATCTCGATCATACCCTGACCCAGGACGACCTCGACCGGTTGGAAAAGCGCATGCACGAACTGGCCGAAAAAGATTACGACGTTATCAAGGAAAAAGTCAGCTGGCAGCAGGCGCGCGATGCGTTTGTCGCGCGGGGCGAGGATTATAAAGTGGCTATCCTCGACGAAAATATCAGCCGCGACGATCGTCCCGGGCTGTATCATCATGAAGAATATGTGGACATGTGCCGCGGTCCGCACGTGCCCAATATGCGTTTTTGCCACCACTTTACCCTGCAAAAAACCTCCGGGGCTTACTGGCGCGGCGACAGCAAAAACAAAATGCTGCAGCGCATTTACGGTACTGCCTGGGGCGATAAAAAACAGCTCAATACCTATTTGCAGCATCTGGAAGAGGCGGCGAAACGCGATCACCGTAAGATCGGCAAGCAGCTTGACCTCTATCATATGCAGGAAGAAGCGCCGGGTATGGTGTTCTGGCACAACGATGGCTGGACCCTTTTCCGCGAGCTGGAAGCTTTCGTCCGGATGAAGCTGAAAGCCTATCAGTATCAGGAAGTGAAAGGGCCGTTCATGATGGACCGCGTGCTGTGGGAAAAGACCGGCCACTGGGACAATTACGCCGAGCATATGTTTACCACCTCGTCGGAAAACCGGGAATACTGCATCAAACCGATGAACTGCCCAGGGCACGTGCAGATTTTCAATCAGGGGCTGAAGTCTTACCGCGATCTGCCGCTGCGCATGGCGGAGTTCGGCAGCTGCCACCGCAATGAGCCCTCCGGTTCGCTGCACGGTCTGATGCGCGTGCGCGGCTTTACCCAAGACGATGCCCATATCTTCTGTACCGAAGACCAGGTACGTGATGAAGTAAACAATTGCATCAAAATGGTGTATGATGTGTACGCGACGTTTGGCTTTGAGAAAATCCTGGTCAAACTGTCTACCCGTCCGGAAAAGCGCATCGGCAGCGATGATGTCTGGGACCGGGCGGAGCAGGATTTGGCCGCCGCGCTTACGGAAAATGGTATTGCCTTTGAATACCAGCCGGGCGAGGGGGCTTTTTATGGTCCTAAAATTGAATTTACGCTTCTCGATTGCCTGGATCGTGCCTGGCAATGTGGTACGGTGCAGTTGGACTTTTCGCTGCCCGGTCGTTTGAACGCCTCCTATGTGGGGGAAAATAACGAACGGGTGGTGCCGGTCATGATTCACCGCGCTATTCTGGGGTCAATGGAACGGTTCATTGGCATCCTGACGGAAGAGTATGCGGGTTTCTACCCGACCTGGCTGGCGCCAACGCAGGTCGTCATGATGAACATTACCGATAATCAGTCGGAATATGTCGCAAAACTGACGGAAAAACTGTCGGCGGCAGGTATTCGGGTGAAAGCAGACTTGAGAAATGAAAAAATAGGCTTTAAAATCCGCGAACATACTTTGCGTCGAGTCCCTTACATGCTGGTCTGCGGAGATAAAGAGATGGAAGCAGGCAAGGTCGCCGTGCGTACACGCCGCGGTAAAGACCTGGGCAGCATCGACGTTAACGAGATTATTGCAAAGCTGCAGCACGAAATCCGCAGCCGTAATCTTCATCAACTGGAGGAATAA
- a CDS encoding OBAP family protein codes for MERYFFSLCLISLLMGCGANNTPPQVASPGKPLSPGLKFLNSGAALLQSRPPVDAMSAYLDGFHFYNGDKNGQMEAHHYVTVLNEEVMQAVIYDGNTRDARLMGVEYIISERLFQPLPLEEKKLWHSHQYEIKSGTLIAPGFPAPAERALMAKIVNTYGKTWHTWHTDRNNTLPLGIPALMMGFTADGQLDPQLLADRDRRFGVDTKKIRQQRRAITAHPVQAGANAWESGQTIQLQRVNGGGEAVRGTSDFSASEQTRDGKLR; via the coding sequence ATGGAACGTTACTTTTTCTCATTATGCTTGATCTCACTTCTCATGGGCTGCGGCGCCAATAACACGCCGCCCCAGGTCGCTTCGCCCGGTAAACCGCTGTCCCCCGGGCTGAAGTTTCTCAATTCAGGCGCCGCGCTATTACAATCGCGTCCCCCCGTCGATGCCATGAGCGCCTATCTGGATGGTTTTCACTTTTACAATGGCGACAAGAATGGGCAAATGGAAGCGCACCATTACGTCACCGTCTTGAATGAGGAAGTGATGCAGGCCGTCATTTATGATGGCAATACCCGCGATGCCAGACTGATGGGCGTGGAATACATCATCAGCGAAAGACTTTTTCAGCCATTGCCCCTGGAAGAGAAAAAACTTTGGCATAGCCACCAGTACGAAATAAAGTCCGGCACGCTTATTGCGCCAGGCTTCCCCGCCCCGGCAGAGCGCGCGTTAATGGCGAAAATAGTCAACACCTATGGCAAAACGTGGCATACCTGGCATACCGATCGGAATAACACGCTGCCGCTGGGTATTCCGGCCCTTATGATGGGCTTCACCGCCGACGGTCAATTGGATCCTCAGTTGCTGGCAGACCGCGATCGTCGTTTTGGCGTCGACACGAAAAAAATCCGCCAGCAACGCCGCGCTATCACCGCTCACCCCGTACAGGCGGGGGCGAACGCCTGGGAAAGCGGGCAGACCATCCAGTTGCAACGGGTCAACGGCGGGGGGGAAGCGGTGCGAGGAACGAGCGACTTTTCGGCGTCGGAACAGACCCGCGACGGAAAATTGCGTTAA